One Trachemys scripta elegans isolate TJP31775 chromosome 4, CAS_Tse_1.0, whole genome shotgun sequence genomic region harbors:
- the C4H11orf96 gene encoding uncharacterized protein C11orf96 homolog — protein MMAAKQAELMGICSSYQAVMPHFVCIAEEYPQPIRPAKIPKGKLRRPRQSRFKTQPVTFDEIQEVEEEGVSPMEEEKAKKSFLQSLECLRRSTQNLSLQRDKLSSCKLRNSLDSSDSDSAL, from the coding sequence ATGATGGCAGCCAAGCAAGCCGAGCTCATGGGCATCTGCTCCAGCTACCAAGCGGTCATGCCTCATTTCGTGTGCATCGCCGAGGAATACCCCCAGCCCATCCGCCCCGCCAAGATCCCCAAGGGCAAGCTGAGGAGACCGAGACAGTCCCGCTTCAAGACCCAGCCGGTGACTTTCGATGAgatccaggaggtggaggaggagggggtctcccccatggaggaggagaaagccaAGAAATCCTTCCTGCAGTCCCTGGAGTGCCTGAGGAGGAGCACCCAGAACCTGAGCCTGCAGAGAGACAAACTCAGCAGCTGCAAACTGCGGAACAGTTTGGACTCTAGTGACTCTGACTCTGCCCTGTGA